The sequence TCACACTTGCAAATTATGCGGCTGTCTTTGACGATACACGCTTATTGATTATTGTGTTGAATACGTTCTTGTTGGCTTTTTTATCGGCGCTATTAGCTACGATCATCGGTACATTTGGGGCGATGGGAATTTATTACACTAGACGTAGAAAAACTAGAACAGCTTTGATGAGTTTTAATAATATTTTGCTCGTATCTCCGGATGTCATTATTGGTGCCAGTTTTTTGATCTTTTTTACAGCAGTTGGCTTTATTAGCTTAGGTTTTGCCAGTGTATTATTGTCTCATATTGCCTTTAGTATTCCGATCGTCGTCTTGATGGTGCTGCCGAAATTACAAGAAATGAATGATTCCATGGTGGATGCAGCTCGTGATCTTGGGGCCAATAATGTACAAGTGATCAAAAATATTATCTTGCCATTTTTATCACCAGGTATTATTGCAGGTTATTTTATGGCATTCACCTACTCACTAGACGACTTTGCCGTGACCTTTTTCGTTACAGGAAATGGATTCTCAACACTTTCAGTTGAAATTTATTCTAGAGCGAGACAAGGAATTAGTCTAGAAATCAATGCGTTAAGTGCCTTAGTCTTTATTTTCTCTATGATTTTAGTGATCGGCTACTATTTTATCAGCCAAGATAATACGTCCAAACGTATGAAAAAAATGCGTCGTGAACAAAGTGAGGTGGCTAACCTTAAATGAAAAAACTACAATCTTTGCTTATCGGTATTTTAGCGATCATTCTGATTTTATTTTTCGGAGTTCGTCAATTAGAAAAAGCCAGCGGTATGGCGGGTGCTGATACCTTGACGATTTATAATTGGGGCGATTATATTGATCCTGATTTATTACGTAAATTTGAAAAAGAGTCAGGTTATAAGGTCAATTATGAAACATTTGACTCGAATGAAGCCATGTTTACGAAAATCCAGCAAGGTGGTACGGCTTACGATATCACGATTCCTTCTGAATATATGATCCAAAAAATGATGAAAGAAAAAATGCTATTGCCGATCGATCATAAGAAACTAACAGGATTAGAAAATATCGATGAACGTTTTTTAAATTTAGATTTTGATCCGCAAAATAACTATTCGATTCCTTATTTTTGGGGAACATTAGGGATCATTTACAATGATAAATTTATTGGCGAAGATCAAATCAAGCATTGGGACGACTTGTGGAAACCAGCATTGAAAGATAATGTGATGTTGATTGATGGTGCTCGTGAAGTATTAGGACTATCCTTAAACAGCATGGGATATTCATTAAACAGCAAAAATAATCAAGAGTTGCGCAAAGCAACGGATAAATTGAACAAACTAACAACTAATGTAAAAGCAATTGTTGCAGATGAAATCAAAATGTACATGATCAACGAAGAAAGTGCGGCAGCTGTAACGTTTTCTGGTGAAGCAGCTGAAATGCTTGATGGCAATGAACATCTGCATTATGTGATACCATCAGAAGGATCTAATTTGTGGTTTGATAATATCGTGATTCCTAAAACAGCAAAAAATATTAAAGGCTCCTACGAATTTATCAATTTCATGTTGCGACCTGAAAATGCTGCTCAAAATGCAGAATACATTGGGTATTCCACACCAAATAAGGCGGCGAAAAAATTATTGCCTGAGGAAATTTCTAGTGATGAACAGTTTTATCCAAGTGATGAAGTGATTAAGCATTTAGAAGTTTATGAAGATTTAGGGGCGAAATATTTGGGGATTTATAATGATTTGTTTCTTGAGTTTAAGATGTACCGCCGATGATTGGAAAACTCAGTAAAAACGCGTTAAATCAACAAAAATTCAGGAGAATAAGCCACCGTTTTTACTGCCAGTTTTCCAAAATTCTACCAAAAGCGACGAAATTGTCGCTTTTTTGGTGTTTTCTACCAGAGAATTTTAGCTATAAAGCTTGGTTTATGTATGATTAAGCATAGATGTTTTTTTGAGAAAAATTATCATTAAAAAAAATTGTTTTTTATCTAGAAAAAGAGTACTAGAAACATCTACTGTAAATGCTGGATATGAAAATTTTAATATAACAACATTTTATCGCCATGTAAAAATAAATTGAATCAATTCTAAGTTAAATTATATTGGCAGTAAATTTTAGCACACTTCTGAAAAGGTATCGTATATGGCGATATCTTTTTCTATTTTCCAACAAGAATATAGTTCATGAGAATATTTAAGTCAACACACTCCTGTGATAGTTTGTCAGTAGGTTCCTTGAATGAATCACAGTTTGGGAGGCAAACCAAGTTCTTGATAGTTGATTGATAGAATTTGTTTTATAGTAGAACTGTTCAGCGAAAGTTATATGTTTCAATATAATGTATAATTTACTATAAAAATAAGAACTCTCTTTTTCTTTATAGGTATTTGATATAATTAAGTAAATATTATGTGAGGATAGTACAACATGAGAACTAAATTATTTTTTTCAAATGAAGAATCACATATTTGGTACGGTGCTGGTAGCGGTGATATAGAAAGATATGAATGTCCTTTTACTTAAGGGAAAATAAAAAATTAGATGAAAATATAAAAATGTAAGTAGAAAAAATTAAAACTTCGTAATTATATTGATGAATTAGAGAATATTAGGCAAAAACATCTAGAAGAAATTCAAAATATTAAATCAGAGATTGATGATATTTATCATCACAATAATAGAGCTAAAACGCTTATAGAATTACACTCTAGAAAGGAAAAGGTTGTAGGTAGAATTAGCTTATGGTTAGAAAGTTTAACTGATGAAGAAAACTCAAGTAATATAGAGATAAAAATCAAAACACTGAATTTAAGATTAGAAGAAATTCATGTTTTATTAGATAA is a genomic window of Enterococcus haemoperoxidus ATCC BAA-382 containing:
- a CDS encoding ABC transporter permease, coding for MTKKKFKWSYVYLIIVFALLYAPIFYLIFYSFNDTDTMNKFTGFTLANYAAVFDDTRLLIIVLNTFLLAFLSALLATIIGTFGAMGIYYTRRRKTRTALMSFNNILLVSPDVIIGASFLIFFTAVGFISLGFASVLLSHIAFSIPIVVLMVLPKLQEMNDSMVDAARDLGANNVQVIKNIILPFLSPGIIAGYFMAFTYSLDDFAVTFFVTGNGFSTLSVEIYSRARQGISLEINALSALVFIFSMILVIGYYFISQDNTSKRMKKMRREQSEVANLK
- a CDS encoding ABC transporter substrate-binding protein, which codes for MKKLQSLLIGILAIILILFFGVRQLEKASGMAGADTLTIYNWGDYIDPDLLRKFEKESGYKVNYETFDSNEAMFTKIQQGGTAYDITIPSEYMIQKMMKEKMLLPIDHKKLTGLENIDERFLNLDFDPQNNYSIPYFWGTLGIIYNDKFIGEDQIKHWDDLWKPALKDNVMLIDGAREVLGLSLNSMGYSLNSKNNQELRKATDKLNKLTTNVKAIVADEIKMYMINEESAAAVTFSGEAAEMLDGNEHLHYVIPSEGSNLWFDNIVIPKTAKNIKGSYEFINFMLRPENAAQNAEYIGYSTPNKAAKKLLPEEISSDEQFYPSDEVIKHLEVYEDLGAKYLGIYNDLFLEFKMYRR